From a region of the Chloroflexota bacterium genome:
- a CDS encoding transposase — VARELGVNDGTLGNWVSLYRNEHADEEPPLTPAERIQLAEAQRELRELRMENEFLKKAAAYFARDPR, encoded by the coding sequence GTAGCACGGGAACTCGGCGTGAATGATGGCACTCTGGGAAACTGGGTTAGCCTGTACCGCAATGAGCACGCTGACGAAGAGCCTCCCCTGACGCCGGCCGAACGTATCCAACTCGCCGAAGCACAACGAGAACTACGGGAACTCCGCATGGAGAACGAGTTCCTGAAAAAAGCCGCGGCGTACTTCGCCCGGGATCCCCGGTAG